One window of the Janthinobacterium sp. PAMC25594 genome contains the following:
- a CDS encoding ParB/Srx family N-terminal domain-containing protein: MHTTHAASALLLALSLTGMASAKDAAVATAPALNARQQALMATVVGSAAHPRILQVRLDELHPTQPAIGYDQVYYKLGRYAAEEKHIADIARPKKFADLCEANGQGDVLPDTANVAGATLAAPPAGYRCKAAVGSRPGDMKSVVIGPRGVVYLTDGHHTFSTFWEADGGRNHQLKVWVKVSDNFSALGEAAFWTRMRAENKVWLKNGRNQAITPQQLPAAIGLASLGDDPYRSLVYFTREIGYQPPDKATEFLEFYWADWLRGMPALDLARIDLLDPAAYAGVILQAAQAMVALRPDDIVSGGKRAADLGALDKVDRETLEELTQNKGKLGYAIAYRKSLAR; encoded by the coding sequence ATGCACACCACGCACGCTGCCAGCGCCCTGCTGCTGGCCCTGTCCCTCACCGGCATGGCCAGCGCCAAAGATGCCGCCGTCGCCACCGCACCCGCGTTGAATGCGCGCCAGCAGGCGCTGATGGCCACCGTCGTGGGCAGCGCCGCCCATCCGCGCATCCTGCAGGTGCGCCTCGATGAACTGCACCCGACCCAGCCCGCCATCGGCTACGACCAGGTGTACTACAAGCTGGGACGCTATGCGGCCGAGGAAAAGCACATCGCCGACATCGCCAGGCCGAAGAAATTCGCCGACCTGTGCGAGGCCAATGGCCAGGGCGACGTCTTGCCCGACACGGCCAACGTGGCCGGCGCCACCCTGGCCGCGCCACCGGCCGGCTACCGCTGCAAGGCGGCCGTGGGCAGCCGCCCGGGCGACATGAAGAGCGTCGTCATCGGCCCGCGCGGCGTCGTGTACCTGACCGATGGCCACCACACGTTTTCCACCTTTTGGGAGGCCGACGGCGGGCGCAATCATCAATTGAAAGTCTGGGTCAAGGTCAGCGACAATTTCAGCGCGCTGGGCGAAGCGGCGTTCTGGACGCGCATGCGCGCGGAAAACAAGGTGTGGCTGAAGAACGGCCGCAACCAGGCCATCACGCCGCAGCAACTGCCGGCCGCCATCGGCCTGGCGTCGCTGGGCGACGACCCGTACCGCTCGCTCGTCTATTTTACGCGCGAGATCGGCTACCAGCCGCCCGACAAGGCCACGGAATTTCTCGAATTCTACTGGGCCGACTGGCTGCGCGGCATGCCGGCGCTGGACCTGGCGCGCATCGACCTGCTTGATCCCGCCGCGTATGCCGGCGTCATCCTGCAAGCGGCGCAGGCCATGGTGGCGCTGCGGCCTGATGACATCGTCAGCGGCGGCAAGCGCGCCGCAGACCTGGGCGCACTCGACAAGGTCGACCGCGAAACGCTGGAAGAATTGACGCAGAACAAAGGCAAGCTGGGCTACGCCATCGCGTACAGGAAATCGCTGGCAAGGTAA
- a CDS encoding carbohydrate ABC transporter permease → MTHTPTRNNKLTLGRVVLYLLLILFAVYYIVPLYVTLSTSFKSLDEIRSGNLLALPHVWQFDSWSKAWSSACTGVTCDGMQPFFWNSIKMVIPAVLISTFLGAFNGYVFAHWRFRGSEMLFAALLVGCFIPFQVVILPMARLLGEFGLANTTTGLVFVHVVYGTAFTTLFFRNYYIGVPEELIKAARIDGAGFFLIFRKIVLPISGPIFVVCIIWQFTQIWNDFLFGIVFASGDSQPITVGLNNLVNTSTGVKEYNVNMAAAVIAALPTLLVYLVAGRYFVRGLTAGAVKG, encoded by the coding sequence ATGACACACACTCCTACACGTAACAACAAACTCACCCTGGGACGGGTGGTGCTGTACCTGCTGCTGATCTTGTTCGCGGTGTACTACATCGTGCCCCTGTACGTGACCCTGTCGACGTCGTTCAAGTCGCTCGACGAGATCCGCAGCGGCAATCTGCTGGCCTTGCCGCATGTGTGGCAGTTCGATTCCTGGTCCAAGGCCTGGTCTTCGGCCTGCACGGGCGTCACTTGCGACGGCATGCAGCCGTTCTTCTGGAACTCGATCAAGATGGTGATACCCGCCGTGCTGATCTCGACCTTCCTGGGCGCCTTCAACGGCTATGTGTTCGCGCACTGGCGCTTCCGCGGTTCGGAAATGCTGTTCGCCGCCTTGCTGGTGGGCTGCTTCATTCCGTTCCAGGTGGTGATCCTGCCGATGGCGCGCCTGCTGGGCGAATTCGGCCTGGCCAATACCACCACGGGCCTGGTCTTCGTGCACGTGGTATACGGCACGGCCTTCACGACCCTGTTCTTCCGTAACTACTACATCGGCGTGCCGGAAGAACTGATCAAGGCGGCGCGCATCGACGGTGCCGGCTTCTTCCTGATCTTCCGCAAGATCGTGCTGCCGATTTCGGGTCCGATTTTCGTCGTCTGCATCATCTGGCAGTTCACGCAGATCTGGAACGACTTTCTGTTCGGCATCGTCTTCGCCAGCGGCGATTCGCAGCCGATCACGGTGGGCTTGAACAACCTGGTCAACACGTCCACGGGCGTGAAGGAATACAACGTCAACATGGCGGCCGCGGTGATCGCCGCGCTGCCTACCCTGCTGGTCTATCTGGTCGCAGGCCGATATTTTGTGCGCGGTCTGACCGCAGGCGCAGTCAAAGGTTAA
- a CDS encoding carbohydrate ABC transporter permease: MSIRKQFDRWIPQMVLGPTLIASLLFVYGFIFLTGWLSLTESRLMPNYEFAGLVQYVELFDNERWWTSLKNLGIFGVLFIGCSIAIGLFLAILLDQKIRAEGALRAIYLYPMALSFIVTGTAWKWMLNPSLGLEKVMHDWGWTSFTFDWLVNSDMAIYTVVIAGVWQSSGFVMALFLAGLRGIDDEIIKAAQVDGASLPTIYWRIVIPAMRPVFFSVLLILAHIAIKSFDLVIALTAGGPGNSSSVPAIFMYQFSFTRGQLGLGSASAMMMLATIVAVLVPLMYLETRSAKAMR; this comes from the coding sequence ATGTCCATACGCAAGCAATTCGACCGATGGATACCGCAGATGGTGCTGGGCCCCACGCTCATCGCCAGTCTGCTGTTCGTCTATGGTTTTATCTTTTTGACCGGTTGGCTGTCGCTGACCGAATCGCGGCTGATGCCGAACTACGAGTTCGCCGGCCTGGTGCAATACGTCGAGCTGTTCGACAATGAGCGCTGGTGGACCTCGCTCAAGAACCTCGGCATCTTCGGTGTCCTGTTCATCGGTTGCAGCATCGCCATCGGCCTGTTCCTGGCGATCCTGCTGGACCAGAAAATCCGCGCCGAAGGCGCGCTGCGCGCCATCTACCTGTATCCGATGGCGCTGTCCTTCATCGTCACCGGCACGGCCTGGAAATGGATGCTCAATCCCAGCCTGGGCCTGGAAAAGGTCATGCACGACTGGGGCTGGACCTCGTTCACCTTCGACTGGCTGGTGAACTCCGACATGGCCATCTACACGGTGGTGATCGCCGGCGTGTGGCAATCGTCGGGCTTTGTCATGGCGCTGTTCCTGGCCGGCCTGCGCGGCATCGATGATGAAATCATCAAGGCGGCGCAAGTCGATGGCGCGTCCTTGCCGACGATCTACTGGCGCATCGTGATTCCCGCCATGCGGCCCGTGTTCTTCAGCGTGCTGCTGATCCTGGCGCATATCGCCATCAAGAGCTTCGACCTGGTCATCGCATTGACGGCTGGCGGACCTGGCAACTCGTCGTCCGTGCCGGCCATCTTCATGTACCAGTTTTCCTTCACCCGCGGCCAGCTGGGCCTGGGCTCGGCATCGGCAATGATGATGCTGGCCACCATCGTGGCCGTGCTCGTGCCGCTGATGTACCTGGAAACGCGCAGCGCAAAGGCGATGAGATGA
- a CDS encoding ABC transporter substrate-binding protein — MKLKFKITQLAALTTLAFAGSAFATDVEVLHYWTSGGEAKSVGQLQQIVKESGFGWKDFAVAGGAGENAATALKTRVISGNPPTAAQIKGPSIQEWGAEGVLANIDDAAIPGKWDAVLPKVVADIMKYKGHYVAAPVNVHRVNWMWVNPEVLKKAGVATTPTTWDAFFDAAEKIKKSGGIAIAHGGQPWQDATVFESVALGVGGTEFYKKAILKLDQKELTGPTMLKVFDTLGKVKTYIDKDAAGRDWNLATAMVINNKAGFQFMGDWAKGEFTAAGKVPGKDYLCVAAPGTDKAYTFNIDSFAMFTQKDANAKKGQIALANAIMNPKFQSIFNLNKGSIPVRSGVSKDKFDACALKSMEDMDATNKTGGLVPSFAHGMALPSATQGAVTDVIAKFMNTNMSSKDAVAALAKAAKVK; from the coding sequence ATGAAACTGAAATTCAAGATTACCCAACTGGCCGCACTGACCACCCTGGCATTTGCCGGCAGCGCCTTTGCGACCGACGTGGAAGTGTTGCACTACTGGACCTCCGGCGGCGAAGCGAAGTCCGTGGGCCAGTTGCAGCAAATCGTGAAAGAAAGCGGCTTCGGCTGGAAAGACTTCGCCGTGGCTGGTGGCGCTGGCGAAAACGCCGCGACCGCGCTGAAAACCCGCGTCATTTCCGGCAACCCGCCAACGGCCGCCCAGATCAAGGGTCCATCGATCCAGGAGTGGGGCGCGGAAGGCGTGCTGGCCAATATCGACGATGCCGCCATTCCAGGCAAATGGGATGCCGTGCTGCCGAAAGTCGTCGCCGACATCATGAAATACAAGGGTCACTACGTTGCCGCTCCCGTCAACGTCCACCGCGTCAACTGGATGTGGGTCAATCCGGAAGTGCTGAAAAAAGCCGGCGTGGCCACCACCCCGACCACCTGGGATGCGTTCTTCGACGCGGCCGAGAAAATCAAGAAATCGGGCGGCATCGCGATCGCCCACGGCGGCCAGCCATGGCAGGACGCGACCGTGTTTGAATCGGTCGCGCTGGGCGTGGGCGGCACGGAATTCTACAAAAAAGCCATCCTCAAGCTGGACCAGAAGGAATTGACCGGCCCGACCATGCTCAAGGTGTTCGACACCCTGGGCAAGGTGAAGACCTATATCGACAAGGATGCGGCAGGCCGCGACTGGAACCTGGCCACCGCCATGGTCATCAACAACAAGGCCGGCTTCCAGTTCATGGGCGACTGGGCCAAGGGCGAGTTCACGGCTGCTGGTAAAGTACCGGGCAAGGACTACCTGTGCGTGGCAGCGCCTGGCACGGACAAGGCCTACACCTTCAACATCGATTCGTTTGCCATGTTCACGCAAAAGGATGCGAATGCGAAGAAAGGGCAGATCGCCCTGGCCAACGCCATCATGAATCCGAAGTTCCAGTCGATCTTCAACCTCAACAAGGGTTCCATCCCCGTGCGTTCCGGCGTTTCGAAGGACAAGTTTGACGCTTGCGCCCTGAAATCGATGGAAGACATGGACGCCACCAACAAGACCGGCGGCCTGGTGCCATCGTTCGCGCACGGCATGGCGCTGCCATCGGCCACGCAAGGCGCCGTGACCGACGTCATCGCCAAGTTCATGAATACCAACATGAGCTCGAAAGACGCGGTTGCAGCCTTGGCCAAAGCGGCTAAGGTGAAGTAA
- a CDS encoding carbohydrate porin — MLHRTMLKAVLKTLPAAIVLAIASGSAAADPMYPSDAEGFHGYLRAGAGSNTSGDGGSQGCFGLGGNTMKYRLGNECDAYTEFGYTKSVAQSGGVNYLATIWVNAYAPNSDFGDNKLGIVKAYVEAQGLDFLNGGTAWIGKRFYYRPDIHMLDLQYINMNGTGAGLDRIPAGPGKFSYAFFKDNDINTVSKTGVVSTKSAVRQNFIYGEIPVNENGTLDLAATYIIGEGKDNDAFGQKHNGWQLSAFHRQAKVFGGGNTFGVQYGVGPGTGKGAQFGASGDTNFGSDVKRTRIFNDMAIQPMANFGMEFVALWQKDESNATGSSTWTSVGVRPVYAFTNNFKLVGELGTDRVTQAGGLPAKRLTKLTIAPTISAGPGLWSRPELRAFVTYGKWNDAATASVNASNNGGPIYNNNTSGTSYGFQVETWF; from the coding sequence ATGCTGCATCGCACCATGTTGAAGGCCGTGTTGAAAACGCTGCCAGCTGCCATCGTCTTAGCCATCGCCAGCGGTTCCGCTGCCGCCGACCCCATGTACCCAAGCGATGCCGAAGGCTTCCATGGCTACCTGCGCGCCGGCGCCGGCAGCAATACCTCCGGCGACGGCGGTTCGCAAGGCTGCTTCGGCCTGGGTGGCAATACCATGAAATACCGTCTGGGCAATGAGTGCGACGCCTACACGGAATTCGGCTACACCAAGTCCGTCGCCCAGTCCGGCGGCGTGAACTATCTGGCCACCATCTGGGTCAACGCCTACGCGCCAAACTCCGATTTCGGCGACAACAAGCTGGGCATCGTCAAGGCCTATGTCGAAGCGCAGGGACTCGATTTCCTGAACGGCGGTACGGCCTGGATCGGTAAACGCTTCTACTACCGTCCTGATATTCACATGCTGGACTTGCAGTACATCAACATGAACGGCACGGGCGCCGGCCTGGACCGCATTCCTGCGGGCCCCGGTAAATTCTCGTACGCCTTCTTCAAGGACAACGACATCAACACCGTGTCGAAGACCGGCGTCGTCAGCACCAAGTCGGCCGTGCGCCAGAACTTCATCTACGGCGAGATTCCCGTCAATGAAAACGGCACGCTGGACCTGGCCGCGACCTACATCATCGGCGAAGGCAAGGACAACGACGCATTTGGCCAAAAGCACAATGGCTGGCAGTTGTCGGCCTTCCACCGTCAAGCGAAAGTCTTCGGCGGCGGTAATACCTTCGGCGTGCAGTACGGCGTCGGTCCCGGCACTGGCAAGGGCGCGCAGTTCGGCGCGTCGGGCGACACCAATTTCGGTTCGGACGTGAAACGCACGCGTATCTTCAATGACATGGCGATCCAGCCGATGGCCAATTTCGGCATGGAATTCGTCGCCCTGTGGCAAAAAGACGAGTCGAACGCCACCGGTTCCTCGACCTGGACCTCGGTCGGCGTGCGTCCTGTGTACGCATTCACCAACAACTTCAAGCTGGTGGGCGAACTGGGCACGGACCGTGTGACGCAAGCGGGCGGCCTGCCGGCCAAGCGCCTGACCAAGCTGACCATCGCCCCGACGATCTCGGCCGGCCCAGGCCTGTGGTCGCGTCCTGAACTGCGCGCTTTTGTCACCTACGGCAAATGGAACGATGCGGCCACCGCTTCGGTCAATGCGTCGAACAACGGCGGCCCGATCTACAACAACAATACCAGTGGCACTTCCTATGGTTTCCAAGTGGAAACCTGGTTCTAA
- a CDS encoding glucokinase produces MKIDEKMEVAGSDPAERFSEGPRLLADIGGTNARFVLETRQGHLEAVAVLPCDDYASLLDAITAYMDSSEARAAGSARVRHAAIAIANPIDDDNIRMMNHHWFFSIEAMRAALGLDTLLVVNDFTALAMALPYLRPDQRLQIGGGMARADSVIGLLGSGTGLGVSGMIPAEDRWIALGSEGGHVSFAPCDQREMDVLSFAWRELSHVSAERLASGRGLELIYRALSDRAGLHDVPPLLAADITSRALNNECDVCIEAVDCFCAILGSIAGNVAMTLGALGGIYIGGGIVPRLGPLFERSQFRARFEQKGRLNEYLAQIPTFLITAELPTFLGIAAILAQKLKRAHSGAPVLESVRQARGRMSPSECKVADWVLKEPNAMLTLPIAEIAQRVGVSQPTVMRFCRSIGVQGLADFKLKLASGLTGGAITVAHCHVEISDSDAELARKVLGNNASAALALRDMLDVKALTAAIELLRGAQRVELLAVGSARVVADDMQHKLLNLGIVSSFFADPQAQEMSAAMLKPGDVALVISRSGALPDLLRTVKVAQGCGARVLAITASGSPLAKLADVLLTLNHPEGNLNFVPMIVRLLQLMMLDILSVGLARRDTAQRTSAAQLEEGQLHGMRISGKLKFGGHLE; encoded by the coding sequence ATGAAAATTGATGAAAAAATGGAAGTAGCAGGCAGCGATCCGGCGGAGCGTTTCAGTGAAGGGCCGCGCCTGCTGGCAGACATCGGCGGCACCAATGCCCGCTTCGTGCTCGAAACGCGCCAGGGCCACCTGGAAGCGGTGGCCGTGCTGCCCTGCGACGACTACGCTTCGCTGCTCGACGCCATCACCGCGTATATGGATAGCAGCGAGGCGCGTGCCGCCGGTTCGGCGCGCGTGCGCCATGCGGCCATCGCCATCGCCAATCCCATCGACGACGACAATATCCGCATGATGAACCATCACTGGTTCTTCTCGATCGAGGCGATGCGCGCCGCGCTGGGCCTCGACACCCTGCTGGTGGTGAACGACTTCACGGCGCTGGCCATGGCCCTGCCCTATCTGCGGCCCGACCAGCGCCTGCAGATCGGCGGCGGCATGGCGCGCGCCGACAGCGTCATCGGCCTGCTCGGTTCGGGCACGGGCCTGGGCGTGTCGGGCATGATTCCCGCCGAAGACCGCTGGATCGCGCTGGGCAGCGAAGGGGGCCACGTCAGCTTCGCCCCCTGCGACCAGCGCGAGATGGATGTGCTGTCCTTCGCCTGGCGCGAACTGTCGCACGTCTCGGCCGAACGCCTCGCCTCCGGACGCGGACTGGAACTGATCTACCGCGCCCTGTCCGACCGGGCTGGCCTGCATGACGTGCCGCCGCTGCTGGCGGCCGACATCACCAGCCGGGCCCTGAACAATGAATGCGACGTGTGCATCGAAGCGGTGGACTGCTTCTGCGCCATCCTCGGCTCCATCGCCGGCAACGTGGCCATGACGCTCGGTGCGCTGGGCGGCATCTATATAGGCGGGGGCATCGTGCCGCGCCTGGGTCCTTTGTTCGAACGGTCGCAGTTCCGCGCCCGCTTCGAACAGAAGGGCCGCCTGAACGAATACCTGGCGCAGATTCCCACCTTTCTGATCACGGCCGAACTGCCCACGTTCCTCGGCATCGCCGCCATCCTGGCGCAAAAGCTCAAGCGTGCCCATTCCGGCGCACCCGTGCTCGAATCCGTGCGCCAGGCGCGCGGCAGGATGAGCCCATCGGAATGCAAGGTGGCAGACTGGGTGCTGAAGGAGCCGAACGCCATGCTCACCTTGCCGATCGCCGAAATCGCCCAGAGGGTCGGCGTGAGCCAGCCGACCGTGATGCGCTTTTGCCGCTCGATCGGCGTGCAGGGCCTGGCCGACTTCAAACTGAAGCTGGCGTCCGGCCTGACGGGCGGCGCCATCACGGTGGCGCACTGCCATGTGGAGATCTCGGACTCCGACGCGGAGCTGGCGCGCAAGGTGCTGGGCAATAACGCCTCGGCCGCGCTGGCGCTGCGCGACATGCTCGATGTAAAGGCGCTGACGGCGGCCATCGAACTGCTGCGCGGCGCGCAGCGCGTGGAATTGCTGGCCGTGGGCAGCGCCCGCGTGGTGGCCGACGACATGCAGCACAAGCTGCTCAACCTGGGTATCGTCAGCAGCTTCTTTGCCGATCCGCAGGCGCAGGAAATGAGCGCCGCCATGCTCAAGCCGGGCGACGTGGCGCTGGTCATTTCCCGCTCGGGCGCCCTGCCCGACCTGCTGCGCACCGTCAAGGTGGCGCAGGGCTGCGGCGCGCGCGTGCTGGCCATTACGGCCAGCGGCTCGCCGCTGGCCAAGCTGGCCGACGTGTTGCTGACCCTGAACCACCCGGAAGGCAACCTCAATTTCGTGCCCATGATCGTGCGCCTGCTGCAGCTGATGATGCTCGATATCCTGTCGGTGGGACTGGCGCGGCGCGACACGGCGCAGCGCACCAGCGCCGCCCAGCTGGAAGAGGGGCAATTGCACGGCATGCGCATCAGCGGCAAGCTGAAATTCGGTGGTCACCTCGAATAA
- a CDS encoding LacI family DNA-binding transcriptional regulator — MVTSNKAAHAAPDTTSGATVHDVARVAGVSAMTVSRVINGRASVSAATRDKVEAAIASLHYQPNLAARAARTGTLRIGLLYSNPSAAFLSEFLVGAMDQCRQGGGQLLLERCEDIDSQRAGIACLVAAGVDGILVPPPLCDSPTVLAQLNQMGIPAIAVATARPSPDVSAVRIDDYEGALAMTRHLLALGHRDIGFIEGDPAHTPALLRRQAFEDAMREAHLPLPPHRVAQGYFTYRSGLDAARQLLAQTPRPSAIFASNDDMAAATLAVAHGMGLQVPAELSVCGFDDTPVATTVWPELTTIHQPIADMARAAVSLVIDEIRQRRAGEPAPATHRLMEFTLVERASSGVYAPLAAKGQHRS; from the coding sequence GTGGTCACCTCGAATAAGGCGGCGCACGCCGCCCCCGATACAACCAGCGGCGCCACCGTGCATGACGTGGCGCGCGTGGCCGGCGTGTCGGCCATGACGGTGTCGCGCGTGATCAACGGACGCGCCAGCGTCAGCGCGGCCACGCGCGACAAGGTCGAGGCGGCGATCGCCAGCCTGCACTACCAGCCCAACCTGGCGGCCAGGGCGGCCCGCACGGGTACCTTGCGCATTGGCCTCTTGTACAGCAATCCCAGCGCCGCCTTCCTCAGCGAATTTCTCGTCGGCGCCATGGATCAATGCCGCCAGGGCGGCGGCCAGCTGCTGCTCGAACGCTGCGAAGACATCGACAGCCAGCGCGCCGGCATCGCCTGCCTGGTGGCGGCCGGCGTGGACGGCATCCTGGTGCCGCCGCCCCTGTGTGATTCGCCCACAGTGCTGGCGCAGCTGAATCAGATGGGCATCCCCGCCATCGCCGTGGCCACGGCGCGCCCCTCGCCCGATGTGTCGGCCGTGCGCATCGACGATTACGAGGGCGCGCTGGCCATGACGCGCCATTTGCTCGCGCTGGGCCACCGCGACATCGGCTTCATCGAGGGCGATCCGGCGCACACGCCCGCCCTGCTGCGCCGCCAGGCCTTCGAAGACGCCATGCGCGAAGCGCACTTGCCACTGCCGCCGCACAGGGTGGCGCAAGGCTATTTTACGTATCGCTCGGGACTGGATGCGGCGCGCCAGCTGCTGGCGCAAACACCGCGCCCCAGCGCCATCTTCGCCAGCAACGACGACATGGCCGCCGCCACCCTGGCCGTGGCGCACGGCATGGGCTTGCAGGTGCCGGCCGAATTGAGCGTGTGCGGCTTCGACGACACGCCCGTCGCCACCACCGTCTGGCCCGAGCTGACCACCATCCACCAGCCCATCGCCGACATGGCGCGCGCCGCCGTCAGCCTCGTCATCGACGAGATACGCCAGCGCCGCGCGGGAGAACCGGCGCCCGCCACGCATCGCCTGATGGAATTTACCCTGGTCGAGCGCGCATCGTCGGGTGTGTATGCGCCGCTGGCGGCAAAGGGCCAGCACAGATCTTGA
- a CDS encoding diguanylate cyclase domain-containing protein, with amino-acid sequence MHKIWMLFNPRSFKFKMTVLVGVLVLCATGSVALTSLSVEQGQMVSVIGNQQYALLTSAAAYIDEDLNAKKALLRVLAEGLPADVVEHLQRMQAFIEKHPTLREEFFNLVAFDATGKLIASMNDRRVVGTLNFAAREYFIDTVKLREGVISRPFKSQLSGKPIVLVTEPIYDAAGKLLYMIAGGINLQSPTFFGQWEQLKPGKSGYLFMLTDDGTILHHPDPARVLKRVHDETGGVTPSTLAALRGFDGWTQGKTKQGVQAIITYKHLHAADWIIGAVYPESEAFTPITDIYAQVIIASSGVALLAGCAGWLAVMLLLRPLGDLGRHVASIRSGHADIAVFDIARKDEFGKLSRAFYALSLQREAAESNLAALARTDMLTGLHNRRMFDEALAAALTRARRAGTGLALAYLDIDYFKKINDTYGHGIGDLVLIEFAKRLKACIRASDTVARLAGDEFVIIFEQLNDQSELAILGKKIVQEMVVHFDCGGIGLHVATSVGLAFSAQGDTTAGALLTAADTALYKAKSAGRNGYAITSIGSSALTEAL; translated from the coding sequence ATGCATAAGATCTGGATGTTGTTCAATCCCAGGAGCTTCAAATTCAAGATGACGGTGCTCGTGGGCGTGCTGGTGCTGTGCGCGACGGGTTCTGTTGCGCTCACATCGCTGTCTGTCGAGCAAGGGCAGATGGTATCGGTCATCGGCAATCAGCAATATGCCTTGCTGACCAGTGCGGCGGCGTATATCGACGAAGACTTGAATGCGAAGAAAGCACTGCTCAGGGTGCTGGCGGAAGGGCTACCCGCGGATGTGGTTGAACATCTGCAGCGGATGCAGGCATTTATTGAAAAGCATCCAACCCTGCGCGAGGAATTTTTCAATCTCGTCGCTTTTGATGCTACGGGGAAATTGATTGCCAGCATGAATGACCGGCGCGTGGTCGGCACGCTCAATTTCGCCGCGCGGGAGTATTTTATCGATACCGTGAAACTCAGGGAAGGCGTGATATCGCGTCCATTCAAGAGCCAGCTGTCGGGCAAGCCCATTGTGCTGGTAACCGAACCGATCTATGACGCAGCCGGCAAATTGTTGTATATGATCGCTGGCGGTATCAATTTGCAAAGCCCGACATTTTTTGGCCAGTGGGAGCAGCTCAAGCCGGGCAAGAGCGGTTATCTGTTCATGCTGACCGACGACGGCACGATACTTCACCACCCGGACCCGGCGCGCGTCCTGAAGCGGGTGCATGATGAAACGGGCGGCGTAACGCCTTCTACGCTGGCCGCATTACGGGGATTCGACGGTTGGACGCAAGGTAAAACCAAGCAGGGCGTGCAGGCCATTATCACGTACAAGCACTTGCATGCGGCCGATTGGATCATCGGTGCCGTCTACCCTGAAAGCGAGGCATTCACGCCGATCACCGATATTTATGCCCAAGTCATCATTGCTTCGTCCGGTGTCGCCTTGCTGGCCGGTTGTGCCGGCTGGCTCGCGGTGATGCTGCTCTTGCGTCCCTTGGGCGATCTGGGCCGGCATGTGGCGAGCATACGCTCCGGCCATGCCGATATTGCGGTGTTTGATATCGCCCGCAAAGACGAGTTCGGAAAACTGAGCCGTGCATTCTATGCGCTGTCGCTGCAGAGGGAAGCCGCGGAGAGCAACCTCGCTGCTCTGGCGCGTACCGACATGCTGACCGGCCTGCACAACAGGCGCATGTTTGACGAGGCGCTGGCCGCGGCATTGACGCGTGCCCGGCGCGCGGGTACGGGTCTGGCGCTGGCCTATCTGGATATCGATTATTTTAAAAAAATAAATGATACCTATGGGCATGGCATCGGCGACCTGGTGTTGATTGAATTTGCCAAACGGCTCAAAGCTTGCATCCGGGCCTCGGACACGGTAGCGCGCCTTGCAGGCGACGAGTTTGTCATCATTTTTGAACAACTGAATGATCAGTCCGAGCTCGCGATACTGGGCAAGAAAATCGTGCAAGAGATGGTCGTGCACTTTGATTGCGGCGGTATCGGTCTGCATGTCGCCACCAGTGTCGGCCTGGCGTTCAGCGCCCAGGGCGATACGACGGCAGGGGCATTGTTGACGGCGGCCGATACGGCGCTTTACAAGGCAAAGAGCGCTGGCCGCAACGGTTATGCCATCACCTCCATCGGCAGCTCCGCCTTGACCGAGGCGCTGTAG